One genomic segment of Intestinimonas butyriciproducens includes these proteins:
- the ppdK gene encoding pyruvate, phosphate dikinase, giving the protein MAKYVYEFSEGNGSMRELLGGKGANLAEMSNLGMPVPQGFTVTTEACTQYYNDGRAINADIQAEIMEHLAKLEEKTGKKFGDPSNPLLVSVRSGARASMPGMMDTILNLGLNDIAVEGFAKKTGNPRFAYDSYRRFIQMFSDVVMELSKKRFEEIIDAKKAEKGVKLDTELDADDLKDLVVRFKQFYKDEKGEEFPQEPKEQLMEAVKAVFRSWDNPRANVYRRMNEIPYDWGTAVNVQSMVFGNSGDNSGTGVAFTRNPATGEKALFGEYLINAQGEDVVAGVRTPSPISKLQEEMPHVYEQFADIANRLERHYKDMQDMEFTIEDGKLYMLQTRNGKRTAAAALKVAVDLVDEGMIDEKEAVLRVEPKQLDSLLHPQFDPDALKKAEVIGKGLAASPGAACGKVVFTAEDAKEWHARGEKVVLVRLETSPEDIEGMQVAQGILTVRGGMTSHAAVVARGMGTCCVSGCGDIVVDYAGKKFSLGGKDYHEGDYISIDGSTGNIYGEAIPTVPADVASGNFGRFMGWADKYRQLQVYTNADTPRDAKQARAFGAEGIGLTRTEHMFFEESRIKAMREMIVADNTADREKALAKIMPYQQSDFEGLYEAMEGRPVVIRYLDPPLHEFLPTKEEDIQEIASDLGITVEKLKNVIASLHEFNPMMGHRGCRLAVSYPEIARMQTTAVINAAIAVTKRGKYVIEPQIMIPLVGEVKELKFVKDIVVETADKIIKESGVDLKYEVGTMIEIPRAALLADEIATEAEFFSFGTNDLTQMTFGFSRDDAGKFLSYYYDQKIYESDPFAHLDQKGVGKLVKMAAELGRKTRPSIHMGICGEHGGDPTSVEFCHAVGLTYVSCSPFRVPIARLAAAQAAIKNPR; this is encoded by the coding sequence ATGGCAAAGTACGTCTACGAATTCTCCGAGGGCAATGGCAGCATGCGTGAGCTGCTGGGCGGAAAGGGCGCCAACCTGGCGGAGATGTCCAATCTGGGCATGCCCGTGCCCCAAGGCTTTACGGTCACCACCGAGGCCTGTACCCAGTATTATAACGATGGCCGCGCCATCAACGCCGATATCCAGGCCGAGATCATGGAGCATCTGGCCAAGCTGGAGGAAAAGACCGGCAAGAAGTTCGGCGATCCCTCCAACCCCCTGCTGGTCTCCGTCCGCTCCGGCGCCCGGGCCTCCATGCCCGGCATGATGGACACCATCCTCAACCTGGGTCTCAACGACATTGCCGTGGAGGGCTTTGCCAAAAAGACCGGCAACCCCCGCTTTGCCTATGATTCTTACCGCCGTTTTATCCAGATGTTTTCCGACGTGGTCATGGAGCTGTCCAAGAAGCGTTTTGAGGAGATCATCGACGCCAAAAAGGCCGAGAAGGGCGTCAAGCTGGACACCGAGCTGGATGCCGACGATCTGAAGGATCTGGTGGTCCGCTTCAAGCAGTTTTACAAGGATGAGAAGGGCGAGGAGTTCCCCCAGGAACCCAAGGAGCAGCTCATGGAGGCCGTCAAGGCCGTGTTTCGCTCCTGGGACAACCCCCGGGCCAATGTCTACCGCCGCATGAACGAGATCCCCTATGACTGGGGCACCGCCGTCAACGTCCAATCCATGGTGTTCGGCAACTCCGGCGACAACTCGGGTACCGGCGTGGCCTTTACCCGCAACCCCGCCACCGGTGAGAAGGCCCTCTTCGGCGAATACCTCATCAACGCCCAGGGCGAGGACGTGGTGGCCGGCGTGCGGACCCCCTCTCCCATCAGCAAGCTCCAGGAGGAGATGCCCCACGTCTACGAGCAGTTTGCCGACATTGCAAACCGTCTGGAGCGGCATTATAAGGACATGCAGGACATGGAGTTTACCATCGAGGACGGCAAACTCTATATGCTCCAGACCCGCAACGGCAAGCGCACCGCCGCCGCCGCCCTGAAGGTGGCTGTGGACCTGGTGGACGAGGGGATGATCGACGAGAAGGAGGCCGTCCTTCGCGTGGAGCCCAAGCAGCTCGACTCGCTGCTCCACCCCCAGTTTGACCCCGATGCCCTGAAGAAGGCCGAGGTCATCGGCAAGGGCCTGGCCGCCTCTCCCGGCGCGGCCTGCGGCAAGGTGGTCTTTACCGCGGAGGACGCCAAGGAGTGGCATGCCCGGGGCGAGAAGGTGGTCCTGGTCCGTCTGGAGACCTCGCCCGAGGACATTGAGGGTATGCAGGTCGCCCAGGGCATCCTCACCGTCCGGGGCGGTATGACCTCTCACGCCGCCGTGGTGGCCCGCGGCATGGGCACCTGCTGTGTGTCCGGCTGCGGCGACATCGTGGTGGACTACGCAGGCAAAAAATTCTCCCTGGGCGGCAAGGATTACCACGAGGGGGACTACATCTCCATCGACGGCTCCACCGGCAACATCTACGGCGAGGCGATCCCCACCGTGCCCGCCGATGTGGCCTCCGGCAATTTTGGGCGTTTCATGGGCTGGGCCGACAAGTATCGCCAGCTCCAGGTCTATACCAACGCGGACACACCCCGGGATGCCAAGCAGGCCCGCGCCTTCGGCGCCGAGGGTATCGGCCTCACCCGTACAGAGCACATGTTCTTCGAGGAGAGCCGTATCAAAGCGATGCGTGAGATGATCGTGGCCGACAACACCGCCGACCGCGAGAAGGCCTTAGCGAAGATCATGCCCTATCAGCAGAGCGACTTCGAGGGCCTTTACGAGGCCATGGAGGGGCGTCCGGTGGTCATCCGCTATCTGGATCCCCCGCTCCATGAGTTCCTGCCCACCAAGGAGGAGGACATCCAGGAGATCGCCTCCGACCTGGGGATTACGGTGGAGAAGCTGAAGAACGTCATCGCCTCTCTCCATGAGTTCAACCCCATGATGGGGCACCGGGGCTGCCGGCTGGCCGTCTCCTACCCCGAGATCGCCCGGATGCAGACCACTGCCGTAATCAATGCGGCCATTGCCGTCACCAAGCGGGGCAAGTACGTCATTGAGCCCCAGATCATGATTCCCCTGGTGGGCGAGGTCAAGGAGCTCAAGTTTGTCAAGGACATCGTGGTGGAGACCGCCGACAAGATCATCAAGGAATCCGGCGTGGATCTCAAGTATGAGGTCGGCACCATGATCGAGATCCCCCGCGCCGCCCTGCTGGCCGACGAGATCGCCACCGAGGCAGAGTTCTTCTCCTTCGGTACCAACGACCTCACGCAGATGACCTTCGGCTTCAGCCGCGATGACGCCGGTAAGTTCCTCAGCTATTACTACGACCAGAAGATCTACGAGTCCGATCCGTTCGCCCACCTGGACCAGAAGGGTGTGGGCAAGCTGGTGAAGATGGCTGCAGAGCTGGGCCGCAAGACCCGCCCCTCCATCCATATGGGTATCTGCGGCGAGCACGGCGGCGATCCTACCTCTGTGGAGTTCTGCCACGCTGTGGGCCTCACCTATGTCTCCTGCTCACCCTTCCGTGTGCCCATTGCCCGTCTGGCCGCCGCGCAGGCCGCCATCAAGAACCCTCGGTAA
- a CDS encoding helix-turn-helix domain-containing protein, which yields MCFSNRFSTLMYRTATHLYLAPHPSLRPYVAHYTYCLPHPEHCAAGGSRQWRDPNSPPPLVLIQDASGCLVFTLLPSGPRGVLYGPTTQAVTVHNDLGVGPPRFFVEFRPGGLFAFTGIPQWELSDRTWPLEAAAPELYVMACGAFSQASDLDDFAVRMDAALLARDPVPSPVLPLLGSKCLSSQQALAASSGYSSRHLSRLFREGAGMGCKAYFQVLRVNAAIRALQAGPPSLTRLAQELGYFDQSHFIHEFKSVCGVSPGRYLAHMSGFYKEPLKP from the coding sequence ATGTGTTTTTCCAATCGTTTTTCCACCCTGATGTACAGGACCGCCACCCATCTCTATCTGGCCCCCCACCCCTCTCTGCGGCCCTATGTGGCCCATTATACCTATTGCCTGCCCCATCCGGAGCACTGCGCCGCCGGCGGCTCCCGCCAATGGCGGGACCCGAATAGCCCGCCGCCCCTGGTCCTCATCCAGGATGCCAGCGGCTGCCTGGTCTTTACCCTGCTCCCATCCGGTCCCAGGGGTGTGCTGTACGGCCCCACCACCCAAGCCGTCACCGTCCACAATGACCTGGGCGTCGGCCCTCCCCGTTTTTTCGTGGAGTTCCGGCCGGGCGGCCTGTTCGCTTTCACCGGCATCCCTCAATGGGAGCTCTCCGACAGGACCTGGCCCCTGGAGGCCGCCGCTCCGGAGCTATATGTGATGGCCTGTGGGGCCTTCTCCCAAGCCAGTGATCTGGATGATTTTGCTGTGCGCATGGATGCCGCGCTTCTGGCCCGTGACCCTGTACCATCCCCTGTCCTCCCCTTGTTGGGATCGAAATGCCTTTCTTCCCAGCAGGCGCTGGCGGCCTCCTCCGGCTACAGCTCCCGCCACCTCTCCCGCCTTTTCCGTGAGGGGGCCGGCATGGGCTGCAAAGCCTATTTCCAGGTACTTCGGGTAAACGCCGCCATCCGCGCTCTCCAGGCCGGGCCCCCTTCCCTGACCAGACTGGCACAAGAATTGGGCTATTTCGACCAGTCCCACTTTATCCATGAATTCAAGTCAGTCTGCGGCGTATCCCCGGGGCGCTACCTTGCCCACATGTCCGGTTTTTACAAGGAGCCGCTGAAGCCTTAG
- a CDS encoding cob(I)yrinic acid a,c-diamide adenosyltransferase yields MIHLYCGDGKGKTTAAIGLAMRSAGRGNRVVVAQFLKNADSGERAALSLLPSILLLDAPEIMKFVFQMTPEEKKAERERQTALFDAAVTLASRERAGLLVLDEMCSAVSTGMVSLERVTEFLDHLPAGLEVVLTGRDPAPELERRADYITEMRKCKHPYDRGVAPRLGVEW; encoded by the coding sequence GTGATCCATCTTTACTGCGGGGACGGAAAGGGAAAGACCACGGCGGCCATAGGCTTGGCGATGAGGTCGGCCGGGCGGGGAAACCGGGTGGTGGTGGCCCAATTTCTGAAAAACGCGGACAGCGGGGAGCGGGCGGCCTTATCCCTGCTCCCGAGTATCCTGCTGCTGGACGCCCCGGAGATCATGAAGTTCGTCTTTCAGATGACCCCGGAGGAAAAGAAGGCCGAGCGGGAGCGGCAGACCGCTCTCTTTGACGCGGCGGTGACCCTGGCCTCGAGAGAAAGGGCGGGACTTCTGGTGCTGGACGAGATGTGCTCTGCGGTGAGCACAGGGATGGTCTCTCTGGAGCGGGTGACGGAATTTCTGGATCATCTGCCCGCTGGTCTGGAGGTGGTCCTGACCGGTCGGGACCCGGCCCCCGAGCTGGAGCGCCGGGCGGATTATATCACTGAGATGAGAAAGTGCAAACACCCCTACGACCGGGGGGTGGCGCCCAGGCTGGGCGTGGAGTGGTAG
- a CDS encoding acyl-CoA dehydrogenase family protein → MAMTDFDFMLTEEQIELRNLFRDFAQKEVKEPCRESEKLGECPEYLVKKAIDMGVPMMTLPEEYGGLGLDYLTCAIIREELARGDVGFASRVTGFGFTPFRLAGTEEQRHMAAEAMTAGGVIAFALTESGAGSNAVDMSTTARKDGDGYIINGGKTFITNGDCADIVVTFAVTDKSKGSKGITAFMIPKGTPGFDAGHHEDKMGFRNVHTCSLFFDDMRLPDKYRLGEEGEGFSIAMRILNVSRPANSANCVGLAQAALDEAVAYSKQRVVGGQPICKKGVIAAMLADMEMQVQSARQMVWAVCHAANAGIFDKKLTAVAKCFCSDAAMKVTTDAVQIFGGNGYSKEYPVEKLMRDAKIFQIFEGTNQIQRDIIGRQLVK, encoded by the coding sequence ATGGCAATGACAGATTTCGATTTCATGCTGACAGAAGAGCAGATCGAGCTGCGGAACCTGTTCCGCGATTTTGCACAGAAGGAAGTCAAGGAGCCCTGCCGCGAGTCGGAAAAACTGGGCGAGTGTCCGGAATATCTGGTCAAAAAGGCCATCGATATGGGCGTTCCCATGATGACCCTGCCGGAAGAGTACGGCGGCCTGGGGCTGGACTATCTGACCTGCGCCATCATTCGGGAAGAGCTGGCACGCGGCGACGTAGGCTTTGCCTCCCGGGTGACGGGATTCGGCTTCACCCCCTTCCGCCTGGCCGGCACGGAAGAGCAGCGCCATATGGCCGCGGAAGCCATGACTGCCGGCGGCGTCATTGCCTTCGCCCTCACGGAGAGCGGCGCCGGTTCCAATGCGGTGGACATGTCCACCACCGCCCGTAAGGACGGCGACGGATACATCATCAACGGCGGCAAGACCTTCATCACCAACGGGGACTGTGCCGATATCGTCGTGACCTTTGCCGTAACCGACAAGTCCAAGGGCTCCAAGGGCATTACCGCCTTCATGATCCCGAAGGGCACCCCCGGCTTTGACGCCGGCCACCACGAGGACAAGATGGGATTCCGCAACGTGCACACCTGCTCCCTCTTCTTCGACGATATGCGCCTGCCCGACAAATACCGTCTGGGCGAGGAGGGTGAGGGTTTCAGCATCGCCATGCGCATCCTCAACGTCTCCCGCCCCGCCAATTCCGCCAACTGCGTGGGCTTGGCGCAGGCCGCGCTGGACGAGGCCGTGGCCTACTCCAAGCAGCGTGTGGTCGGCGGCCAGCCCATCTGCAAGAAGGGCGTGATCGCCGCCATGCTGGCCGACATGGAGATGCAGGTCCAGTCCGCCCGTCAGATGGTCTGGGCGGTCTGCCATGCGGCCAACGCCGGCATCTTTGACAAAAAACTCACCGCCGTCGCCAAGTGCTTTTGCAGTGACGCCGCCATGAAGGTGACCACCGACGCCGTTCAGATCTTCGGCGGCAACGGCTACTCCAAGGAGTATCCGGTGGAAAAGCTCATGCGTGACGCAAAGATTTTCCAGATCTTTGAGGGCACCAACCAGATCCAGCGGGATATCATCGGCCGCCAACTGGTAAAATAA
- a CDS encoding putative bifunctional diguanylate cyclase/phosphodiesterase has translation MVKWSLAAELLAAMMIVVLMAYYREKKLAVTRKGKVYRSCLGLSLATVLLNAVCVYTIEHTEQVPRAVNLILNSAYFLVAVLTCSVIVLYLCYLILEHVYDKRHLRRALLCISGGTLGYLLLILWNLSSGVLFSFDPGGNYRRGPLNRIGYALMAAELLLLAVCYVQNRASVNRPMVKLMHTLPPLAIFLAAFQLAYPQVLLNGMMMAMADLILFISFQSSRIETDGLTGIGNRNSFFAELSLRVAGRQQFQIVLLSLQQFVTINQRFGHQRGDAFLYEVARYLDGLCRQARAFRFGNVEFAVVFPWRGETEATDNLQKLRERFQRNWRLGEVETRLTARFAELICTGQSWSPTQIIEGLEYGLRLAKAGPEDTVRFNERTAALLEKERMLVNIMRRSVLEQRFQVWYQPIYDCRSGAFTSAEALLRLQDYEGNMISPAEFIPLAEETGLIGELSWIVLEGTCRLLGSGRVPDLRSVSINLSMQQFAEQELISRIVDSLDRNGVSHDRLKVEITERVLLQDMDRMRTAMAEMASRDIHFYLDDFGTGYSNLSCVLDLPFECVKLDQSLVAEFPDDQRADLLVRTLVCLFHNMGLQVMAEGVEAVPQAETLARYGADWIQGYYYARPMPESELIPFLKEKNHAPQGGAKEVLV, from the coding sequence ATGGTCAAGTGGTCCCTAGCGGCGGAACTTCTGGCCGCGATGATGATCGTGGTTTTGATGGCCTATTACCGGGAAAAGAAATTGGCTGTGACGCGAAAGGGCAAAGTCTACCGGAGCTGTCTGGGATTGTCTCTCGCCACGGTCCTTCTCAATGCGGTCTGTGTATATACCATTGAGCATACGGAGCAAGTCCCCCGGGCGGTCAATCTAATTTTGAACAGCGCATATTTTTTGGTCGCTGTGCTCACCTGTTCCGTCATAGTCCTCTATCTCTGCTATCTCATTTTAGAGCATGTCTATGACAAGCGACACCTGAGGCGGGCATTGCTGTGTATATCCGGGGGGACCCTGGGATATTTACTGCTGATTCTGTGGAATTTGAGCAGCGGTGTCCTGTTTTCCTTTGACCCGGGCGGAAACTACCGCCGCGGACCGCTGAACCGCATCGGCTATGCCCTTATGGCGGCGGAACTGCTCCTGCTGGCAGTCTGCTATGTGCAGAACCGCGCCAGTGTGAACCGCCCCATGGTGAAACTGATGCACACGCTTCCGCCTCTTGCCATTTTCCTTGCGGCGTTTCAGCTCGCTTATCCCCAAGTCCTACTCAACGGCATGATGATGGCCATGGCGGACCTGATTCTTTTTATCAGCTTCCAAAGCAGCCGGATCGAGACGGATGGCCTCACGGGCATTGGGAACCGGAACAGCTTTTTTGCCGAGCTCTCCCTGCGGGTAGCGGGCCGCCAGCAATTTCAGATCGTGCTCCTTTCGCTGCAGCAGTTCGTCACCATCAACCAGCGGTTTGGACATCAGCGGGGGGACGCTTTTCTCTACGAGGTCGCCCGATATCTGGATGGCCTGTGTCGGCAGGCCCGTGCCTTTCGGTTCGGGAATGTGGAGTTTGCAGTCGTTTTCCCCTGGAGGGGAGAAACGGAGGCCACGGACAACTTGCAGAAGCTGCGGGAGCGGTTTCAGCGGAATTGGAGGTTGGGAGAGGTGGAGACCCGGCTCACCGCCCGCTTTGCAGAGCTGATTTGCACCGGCCAGAGTTGGAGTCCGACCCAGATCATCGAGGGCTTGGAATATGGTCTCCGGCTGGCCAAGGCAGGGCCGGAAGATACCGTCCGATTCAACGAGCGGACCGCCGCCCTGCTGGAAAAAGAAAGGATGCTGGTCAATATCATGCGCCGCTCGGTTTTGGAGCAGAGGTTCCAGGTCTGGTACCAGCCGATCTACGACTGCCGGAGCGGCGCCTTCACCTCTGCGGAGGCGCTGCTCCGGCTCCAGGACTACGAAGGGAATATGATCTCGCCGGCGGAGTTTATTCCGCTGGCCGAGGAGACGGGGCTCATTGGAGAGCTGAGCTGGATCGTGTTGGAGGGAACCTGTCGCCTGTTAGGGAGTGGGCGGGTGCCTGACCTGAGGTCGGTTTCGATCAATCTCTCCATGCAGCAGTTTGCGGAGCAAGAGCTGATTTCCCGCATTGTGGACAGCCTGGACCGGAACGGCGTGTCCCATGACCGGCTCAAGGTGGAGATCACGGAACGGGTGCTGCTCCAGGATATGGACCGGATGCGGACCGCTATGGCCGAGATGGCGTCCAGGGATATCCATTTTTACTTGGATGACTTCGGGACGGGATACTCCAATCTCTCCTGTGTGCTGGACCTGCCGTTTGAATGCGTCAAGCTGGACCAGAGCCTGGTGGCGGAATTTCCGGATGACCAGCGGGCTGATCTGCTGGTCCGCACGCTGGTGTGCCTTTTCCACAACATGGGCTTGCAGGTGATGGCGGAGGGGGTCGAGGCGGTGCCACAGGCGGAGACTCTGGCGCGTTACGGAGCGGACTGGATCCAGGGCTACTATTATGCAAGGCCCATGCCGGAGTCCGAACTGATCCCCTTTCTCAAGGAAAAGAACCACGCGCCGCAGGGCGGCGCAAAAGAAGTTTTGGTGTGA
- a CDS encoding 4Fe-4S binding protein produces the protein MTSIFFSPRGTTKKTARAILGHQEKVLERDLLGRPLTEEWTLPAGEPVLVSMPVYAGRIPGICREMLLAHLKGHENPAIAVAVYGNRDYDDALVELQDLLEENGFCVIAGAAFVAQHSIFTKVAAGRPDEDDRRRMAEFGAMCREKLSGFAPDAHTPIHIKGNRPYKKAKGVPFQPECNQNCMKCYACAKNCPTHSIPLETPWLTRTDTCISCGACIYLCPTQARGYRGPVFEVAAKGFEAMCAKRREPELFF, from the coding sequence ATGACTTCCATTTTTTTTAGTCCCCGGGGAACTACCAAAAAGACTGCACGGGCCATCTTAGGCCACCAGGAAAAGGTGCTGGAGCGGGATCTGCTTGGCCGTCCCTTGACGGAGGAGTGGACGCTTCCCGCCGGAGAGCCAGTTCTTGTCTCCATGCCGGTGTATGCCGGGCGTATTCCGGGTATTTGCCGGGAAATGCTGCTGGCTCATCTGAAAGGGCATGAAAATCCCGCCATCGCTGTGGCTGTATATGGGAATCGCGACTATGACGACGCTCTGGTGGAGCTGCAGGACCTGCTGGAGGAAAACGGGTTCTGCGTAATTGCAGGAGCGGCTTTCGTGGCGCAGCATTCCATCTTCACCAAGGTCGCCGCCGGTCGGCCCGATGAGGACGACAGGCGGCGCATGGCGGAGTTTGGCGCCATGTGCCGGGAAAAGCTCTCCGGATTCGCCCCGGACGCGCACACCCCGATCCATATAAAGGGAAACCGGCCCTACAAAAAGGCCAAGGGCGTTCCTTTTCAGCCTGAATGCAACCAGAACTGCATGAAATGCTATGCCTGCGCCAAAAATTGTCCCACCCATTCTATCCCTCTGGAGACGCCTTGGCTCACCCGTACTGACACCTGCATCTCCTGCGGCGCCTGTATCTATCTGTGCCCCACGCAGGCCAGAGGCTATAGAGGTCCCGTTTTCGAAGTGGCCGCCAAGGGGTTTGAAGCCATGTGCGCAAAGCGCCGGGAGCCTGAGCTCTTTTTCTAA
- the tsaA gene encoding tRNA (N6-threonylcarbamoyladenosine(37)-N6)-methyltransferase TrmO, translating to MDSLSMTVVARIRSDFPTKFGIPRQSGLVEALKASVIFEPEYRNPDALRGLEGFSHLWLIWQFSAAVRDGWSPTVRPPRLGGNTRMGVFATRSPFRPNPIGLSCVRLERVEQHPALGPVLLVSGADLMDGTPILDIKPYLPYADCRPEASCGFAGPDGGELLEVELPERLRALVPEEKRDALLGILARDPRPSYQQDPGRVYGMDFAGLNIRFSVEGQVLRVCGVRPIP from the coding sequence ATGGACAGCCTGTCCATGACGGTGGTGGCCAGAATTCGAAGCGATTTCCCCACAAAATTCGGCATTCCCCGCCAGAGCGGCCTGGTGGAGGCCCTCAAGGCCTCCGTCATCTTCGAGCCGGAGTATCGGAACCCGGATGCCCTGCGGGGGCTGGAGGGATTCTCCCACCTCTGGCTCATCTGGCAGTTTTCCGCGGCGGTGCGGGATGGCTGGTCTCCCACCGTGCGCCCGCCCCGCCTGGGCGGAAACACGCGGATGGGCGTATTCGCCACCCGTTCCCCCTTCCGGCCCAATCCCATCGGCCTGTCCTGCGTCAGGTTGGAGCGGGTGGAGCAGCACCCCGCCCTGGGACCGGTGCTGCTGGTGTCGGGGGCGGACCTGATGGACGGAACCCCCATTTTGGACATCAAGCCGTATCTCCCCTATGCGGACTGCCGCCCGGAGGCGTCCTGCGGCTTTGCCGGTCCGGACGGAGGGGAGCTGCTGGAGGTGGAATTGCCGGAGCGCCTGCGGGCGCTGGTACCGGAGGAGAAGCGAGATGCATTGCTGGGCATACTGGCCCGTGATCCGCGCCCCTCCTATCAGCAGGACCCCGGACGGGTCTACGGCATGGATTTCGCCGGGCTCAACATCCGATTTTCTGTGGAGGGGCAGGTGCTCCGCGTCTGCGGGGTCCGGCCCATCCCATAA
- a CDS encoding VOC family protein, which produces MEFQGALFAVRSMAVSRSFYETVLGRKVALDFGANLVFEGGPTLQEGFSALAGFPEERTVYRAHNAELYFESQDFDGDAARVKAAGVELLHEVREYPWGQRVLRFYDPDGHIIELGEAMSTVVLRFLDQGMSEEEVCVRSQHPMEFIRQCKALRKA; this is translated from the coding sequence ATGGAATTTCAAGGGGCTTTGTTTGCCGTGCGCTCCATGGCCGTATCCCGCTCTTTCTATGAGACCGTGCTGGGCCGGAAGGTGGCTCTGGACTTTGGCGCAAACCTGGTATTCGAAGGCGGCCCCACACTTCAGGAGGGATTCTCGGCGCTGGCGGGCTTTCCCGAGGAGCGGACGGTCTACCGCGCCCATAATGCGGAGCTCTACTTTGAAAGCCAGGACTTCGACGGAGATGCGGCCCGTGTAAAAGCCGCAGGGGTAGAGCTGCTCCATGAGGTGAGGGAGTACCCCTGGGGGCAGCGCGTCCTGCGCTTCTACGATCCGGATGGGCACATCATCGAGCTGGGTGAGGCGATGTCCACCGTGGTCCTTCGTTTTCTGGACCAAGGTATGAGTGAGGAGGAGGTCTGCGTCCGCAGCCAGCATCCCATGGAATTTATCCGGCAGTGCAAGGCACTGCGTAAAGCCTGA
- a CDS encoding nitroreductase family protein, producing the protein MNEIIQSLYARKSVRAYTDRPVPAEVKRTVLAAAVQAPTAGGQQLYTILDITDQRLKDTLAETCDHQPFISTAPVVLIFCADCLRWWDAYAEAGCDPRRPGPGDLMLAVNDAVIAAQNAVVAAESLGLGSCYIGDIMERYEEHRRLLGLPEWVFPACMLVMGYPTRQQRERKKAARFEQRFIVQENAYCRLEGTRLREMYRGHTGAQSFEDFLAAFCRRKYESDFSREMSRSVGQYLKDFQGEAEV; encoded by the coding sequence ATGAACGAGATCATTCAAAGCCTCTATGCCAGAAAGTCCGTGCGGGCCTACACAGACCGCCCGGTGCCGGCAGAGGTCAAGCGGACGGTACTGGCGGCCGCGGTCCAGGCGCCCACCGCCGGGGGCCAGCAGCTCTATACCATTCTGGACATCACGGACCAGCGCCTCAAGGATACCCTGGCCGAGACCTGTGACCACCAGCCCTTTATCTCCACAGCCCCGGTGGTGCTCATCTTCTGCGCCGACTGCCTCCGGTGGTGGGATGCCTATGCCGAGGCCGGCTGCGATCCCAGGCGCCCCGGGCCGGGGGATCTGATGCTGGCGGTGAACGATGCGGTGATCGCGGCACAGAACGCCGTGGTGGCCGCCGAGAGCCTGGGGCTTGGCTCCTGCTATATCGGAGACATCATGGAGCGGTACGAAGAGCACCGGCGGCTGCTCGGACTGCCGGAGTGGGTGTTTCCGGCCTGTATGCTGGTGATGGGCTACCCCACCCGGCAGCAGCGGGAACGAAAGAAAGCGGCACGGTTCGAGCAGCGGTTCATCGTGCAGGAGAACGCCTACTGCCGTCTGGAGGGGACACGGCTGCGGGAAATGTATCGGGGACACACGGGGGCGCAGAGCTTTGAGGACTTCCTCGCCGCATTTTGCAGGCGAAAATATGAATCTGACTTTTCCAGGGAAATGAGCCGCTCCGTGGGGCAATATCTGAAGGACTTTCAAGGGGAGGCGGAGGTGTGA
- a CDS encoding DUF1836 domain-containing protein has product MEELEELKKRLEEERPMVWDGFPDIGLYMDQVISYVSRQLITYDGGETLTPAMVNNYIKDGLLPRADGKKYARTHLAYLTAICALKQVLSVKETRALLAADRKGRTAEELYAMFYEELSLALDCTAEVLPPDLPEEELPRLALRLALRSYADKLACERILGLITPPEVKAERRKR; this is encoded by the coding sequence GTGGAAGAGCTGGAAGAACTGAAAAAGCGCCTGGAGGAGGAGCGGCCCATGGTTTGGGACGGCTTTCCGGATATTGGGCTTTACATGGATCAGGTGATCTCCTACGTCTCCCGCCAGCTCATCACCTATGACGGAGGAGAGACCCTCACCCCGGCCATGGTCAATAATTATATTAAGGACGGGCTCCTGCCCAGGGCGGACGGCAAAAAGTACGCCAGGACCCACCTGGCCTACCTGACCGCGATCTGCGCGCTGAAGCAGGTCCTCTCGGTAAAGGAGACCCGGGCGCTCCTGGCTGCAGACCGCAAAGGGAGGACGGCGGAAGAACTGTATGCCATGTTCTACGAGGAACTCTCCCTGGCGCTGGACTGCACGGCGGAGGTGCTGCCGCCGGACCTACCCGAGGAGGAGCTGCCCCGCCTGGCGCTCCGTTTGGCTCTGCGTAGCTATGCCGACAAGCTGGCCTGTGAACGCATCCTTGGACTGATCACGCCGCCGGAGGTCAAGGCGGAACGCCGCAAAAGATGA